Genomic DNA from Veillonella criceti:
AGAAAGGATGTATCATGGACGGTAGAGAACAAGCCTTAGATAATGCATTAAAAAAGATAGAAAAAGATTATGGTAAAGGGGCGATTATGCGCCTTGGGGATATTACGGACCGTATGAATGTGGAAGTGATTTCTACCGGCTGTTTAGCTATTGATTTAGCTGTTGGTGTAGGTGGCTTTCCACGAGGCCGTGTCATCGAAATTTATGGGCCTGAATCATCTGGTAAGACAACGGTAGCCTTACATGCTATTGCAGAGGCGCAAAAAGAAGGCGGTATTGCTGCTTTTATTGATGCGGAACATGCATTAGATCCTGTATACGCTCGCCGTTTAGGGGTTGATATTAATAATTTATTAGTATCGCAACCAGATAATGGGGAACAAGCACTGGAGATTACGGAATCATTAGTGCGCAGTGGTGCCGTAGATATTATTGTTGTTGACTCCGTAGCGGCTTTGGTACCAAAGGCGGAAATTGAAGGGGAAATGGGCGATGCTCATGTAGGTTTACAAGCTCGTTTGATGAGTAAAGCTCTTCGTAAATTAACGGGGATTATTAGTAAATCACGTACTGTTGTAGTATTTATTAACCAGTTGCGTGAAAAGGTAGGGGTTATGTTTGGTAATCCTGAAACAACAACAGGTGGTCGTGCTTTAAAATTCTACTCTACGATTCGCCTTGATGTGCGTAAAGGGGAAGTTATTAAACAAAATAATGAAAACGTAGGGAGTCGTACTAAAGTAAAAGTTGTGAAAAATAAAGTAGCGCCTCCATTTAAAACGGCCGAATTCGATTTGATGTATGGTACAGGCGTATCTTATGAAGGTACGTTGATTGATATTGGGACGAATATGGAAATTATTAAAAAATCTGGTGCTTGGTATTCCTATAATGATGAACGCATGGGTCAAGGTAAAGAAGCAGCGAAAGATTATTTACGCACACATCCAGAGATTGCTACAGAAATTGATAAAATCGTTCGTGATACATTAATGGCAGAACCTGAAACCTTTGATGTAGTCGGGGAAGAACAGCCAGAAGAGTAAATCAACTAGTAGTTAAGGTGGGAAAGGTAGCGCATACATGGGATTCAAACCGAGTAAAACGGAGTATACGGACATAACAGCTATGGATCAAGCTATGCGCTTCTTGGCGCCACGGTTTTTGAGTCGCTTAGAATTGACACAAAAACTACAACGTAAAGGTGTATCTAGTGAGTTAATTCATACAGTGTTACAGCGGTTGGAAGAGTTAGATTATATTAATGACGAACGATTAGCTCATGATGTATTACAATTTTATATGGCTGAAGCTAAGTATAGCGTGCAATATATTCGCAATAAAATGTTTCAGCGTGGTTTAGTCGTAGGTAATGAATTAAGTTATTATGATGAGTTTAAACCAGCTTTAAAGCTGATAATACGGCATTTTTTAGGTATATCAGCTATTACCGACCCTGTTTGGTATGAAGAGGCTTGGCCTGAAGAAGCGCGGTTAAATCAAAAAAAAGTTATGAATTTTTTGAAAAACCGGGGATTTAGTGTAAGCACTATACGAAATATTTGCTCACAAGTAGCTCGCTATGAATAGTCTATATAGAGTTTTTCTTGACAGTCTTTTCATGACCGACTACAATTATAGTAGTCTCACGGTAGTGGGCAATTTTCAAATGTGTATGAAATAGACGGCAATCTGGGAGAAGCCTAGGTGGGCTTCTCACTTTTATATGAGGAGGTGAATCTTATTTTAGAGTATAGCATTATTGCAGTTGTAATGGTGCTCATCGGTCTTGGTGTTGGTTACATGATGCGTAAAAACATAGCTGAAGGTAAGCTGAACCAAGCGGAAACAGAAGCAGCGCGCATTATCGCTGATGGTGAACGCGTAGCTGAGTCAAAGAAAAAGGAAGCTTTAGTGGAAGCTAAAGAAGAAATTCATAAACTTCGTGGTGAAGCAGAAAAAGAAAACCGAGATCGACGCAATGAATTACAACGTTTAGAACGACGTATTCTTCAAAAAGAAGAACATCTTGATGGTAAATTAGAATCATTAGAAAAGAAAGAAGATGCGTTGCATCGTAAAGAACAAGAAGCAAAAGCTTTAAAAGAACGTACAGAAGCATTGTACGATCAACAGATGGCAGAATTAGAACGTATTTCTGGTATGACATTTGAGGAAGCAAAAGGAATTTTACTTTCTAATGTAGAACAAGAGATTCGTCATGAAACGGCGGTCCTTGTAAAAGATTTAGAACAACAGGCAAAGGAAGACGCGGAAAAGAATGCCCGCGAAATCATTGCAGCCGCTATTCAGCGCTGTGCTGCTGACCATGTTGCAGAGTCTACGGTATCCGTAGTAGCTCTTCCAAATGATGAAATGAAAGGGCGAATTATTGGTCGTGAAGGCCGTAATATTCGAGCCCTAGAAACCTTAACAGGTATAGATCTTATCATTGATGATACCCCAGAAGCAGTTATCCTTTCTGGATTTGATCCAATTCGTCGTGAGGTAGCGCGTATTGCGCTTGAAAAATTAATTGTGGATGGTCGTATTCATCCTGCCCGTATCGAAGAAATGGTTGGTAAAGCTCGTAAAGAAGTGGACCAAGTTATTAAAGATGCAGGGGAACAGGCTACTTTTGAAGCCGATGTACATGGCTTACATCCTGAAATTGTACGTATTTTAGGTCGTTTGAAATATCGTACAAGTTATGGTCAAAATGTGTTGAAACACTCTATTGAAGTTGCTCATTTAGCAGGTATGATGGCTGCAGAATTAGGCTGTGATGTAACCTTAGCTAAACGAGGTGGCTTACTTCATGACTTAGGGAAGGCGCTTGACCATGAAATTGAAGGCTCTCATGTACAAATTGGTATTGATGTAGCTAAAAAATACCATGAAAGCGTATTGGTACAGAATTGTATTGGTGCTCATCATGGGGATGAAGAATTTAAATCTGTTGAAGCTGTCTTGGTAGCCGCAGCGGACGCTATTTCAGCTGCTCGTCCAGGCGCTCGTCGTGAAACTCTTGAAAATTACTTGAAACGTTTGACTAAATTAGAGGAAATTGCCGAGTCCTTTGATGGTGTTGAAAAATGTTTCGCTATTCAAGCAGGTCGCGAAATCCGCGTAATGGTTAAACCAGATAAAGTGGATGAAGCAGAAGCCACATTATTAGTACGCGATATGGTTAAACGTATTGAGTCTGAATTGGAATATCCAGGTCAGATTAAAGTGGTTATCATTCGTGAAACTAGAGTTGTAGATTATGCTAAATAGTAGTTGCCGTTTATCTTTCGTGACTATTGGTGCATAAGAGCATAGTATATGAGTTTATTAACTACATATAGCTAGATGTTTTAAGAGTTTAATAAAAGACTACAATTGTAATCGCTTAGGCAAAGGTCATAAGGCGGTGGACAATTGTAGTCTTTTTTTATGTCTTGCAATTTAATAGTAAAAAGCAGTACAATAGATTTCCGTGTGAATATCATAAAAGATAATCAAAATTCGCGGACATGTATTTATTGTTGCAAAATCAGCATAAAAATTTTGCAGATTAAAAATAGAGATATTTGAAAAAATCTTCTTGACATAGCAGGAGAAATAATATCCTTTGTAGAAATATATATACAGAGAAATTTATTTATGGGATGTGAAGAGATGAGTAGACACTTTGATGCTGAATTAATTGAACAAATAAAAGACGCAAATGATATTGTGTCAGTGATTTCTGAGCATATAACACTAAAAAAGAAAGGTAAGAACTATTGGGGCTGTTGTCCCTTTCATAACGAAAAAACGCCTTCTTTTAGTGTGAACCCAGAAAAGGGCTTTTTTTATTGCTTTGGTTGTCATGAGTCTGGTAATTCAATAAGTTTTCTTATGAAGTATAATGGGGTGTCTTTTCCAGAAGCCATGGAGCAACTCGCTAATAGAGCTGGTATTGCTTTACCGGAGAAAGAATTGACTGTTGGTGAATTGAAACGTAAGGAACATCGTGATGAATTGTACCGTGTCAATCAATTAGCGGCGAAATTTTTTCACAATTGTTTGACACAAACTGAAATGGGAAAGCCGGGCCTTGAGTATTTACAAAGTAGAGGCCTATCTAAAGAAACGATTGAACGCTTTCAGCTTGGCTTTGCTCCCAATAATTGGGACAAATTATTTCGTTCGTTTCATGAGCGAGGCATTGATGAAAGAATTTTAATTGAATGCGGTTTATGTCGTAAGAATGATACGGGGCGGATTTATGATTATTTCCGCAATCGAGTTATGTTTCCCATATGCGATGGCAAGGGTAGAGTGGTTGCCTTTGGTGGTCGTGTGCTTGATGATAGTACCCCTAAATATTTAAACTCACCAGAATATGAATTATTTAATAAGGGTCATATGCTCTTTGCTTTTGACAAAGCGTACCGAACTATTCGGGAGAAAAAACAGGTCATTTTAGTAGAAGGGTATATGGATGTTATAGGTGCTCATAATCGTGGTGTTACTAATGTAGTGGCATCATTGGGGACGGCGTATACAAAAGATCAGGGACGATTATTGATTCGTCAAGCTGAAGAAGTTGTATTAGCCTATGATATGGATACTGCCGGGCAGAAAGCAGCGCGTCGAGCTATTGAGCTATTACAAGATACGGAATTTAAAGTGCGTGTGGTGGCTATGCCCGATGGCAAGGATCCAGATGATTATGTGCGCAACCATGGGCCAGAAGCTTTTTTAGAACTGGTAGCAAAAGCTGTTTCGCCATTTGAGTTTTACTTAAATAGCGCTTTAATTAGCCATGATAGTAATACGGCGAAAGGTAAAGAGGCAATTTTAGAGGAAGTCTTTCCTTTAATTAGTGTTACCAGTAATCAGATAGAACGAGAGAACTATCTGAAGGCACTGGCATTGCCTTTATGGCTTGATAATAGTACGATTTATCGTATGTTTAGACAGTATTTAACAAAAGGCGATATTAATTTGCCTGAGTCGACACCCGATACTGCAGTATCATCGACGACTATAGGTGAAGAAGATAGACTAGTAGCTATAGCTATAACGGATCCGTTAGCTTGGCAACGAGTACAGGCCTACTTACCGTTGGAGGATATAACCAATCCTTTGTATCAAGCTTTATTTAAAAAAGCAGGGGAACTTCTCAGTAAGTCAGGGGCGCTACAAGAAACAGCGTTGGAGGAAATGCTTACTGATGAAGAAAGAAGTGCTTACGGTCGCCTGATGGTTATAGGTGAAACGGAATTTAATGAAGCACAATTGGATGGCTATATACGCGCAGTGCGCTTGAAGTCATTACGAAATCAATATAAAACGCATAGTGTGTTAGCAGATCAGTTAAATCGGGCAGGGGATGCTCGGTTTATAGAAGAATTAAAGTTTTGTCAAGATTTGCAGGCATTAATCAAGGAATGGACTTGAGAAACTATGAAGGAAAGGAAGAGCATTGTGGCTAAGAAGCAAACTAAATCGCGGTTAGAAGAAATTATAGAACAATTACTAGCAAAAGGACGTAAAGCAGGAGCATTGACCAGTAAGGAAATTACGGATGCTCTTCACGAAGAAGTGGAACTTACGGCAGAACAGCTAGATGATATGTATGAAGTATTACAGAAGAGTAATATCGAGGTTATTACAGACGACGTAGAAGTAGCCGATGATGATGAGGATATCATTGAGGAAGACGAAGTCAGTGATGAAGTACGGGAAGCTAAAGAGGTTAGTCTAGACCTTAGTATTCCTGAAGGGGTTAATATTGATGACCCTGTGCGTATGTACTTGAAAGAAATTGGCCGTGTTCCCTTGTTATCGGCGGATGAGGAAATTTTATTAGCACAGCAAATTGAAGCGGGTGCTAAAGAAGATGCGTCCTATAAGGAAATGCGTGCTGGCGAAAAGGCTAAACAAAAATTGATTGATGCTAACTTACGTTTGGTAGTTAGTATTGCTAAACGTTATGTAGGGCGTGGTATGTTATTCTTGGATTTAATTCAAGAAGGTAACCTTGGTCTTATTAAAGCGGTTGATAAATTTGACTATACTAAAGGGTATAAGTTTTCTACTTATGCAACTTGGTGGATTCGTCAGGCTATTACACGGGCTATTGCCGACCAAGCGCGCACAATTCGTATTCCAGTTCATATGGTAGAAACAATTAATAAATTGATTCGTATTTCACGTCAATTATTACAAGATAAAGGCCGTGAACCATTGCCAGAAGAAATTGCAGAAGGTATGGGCATCAGTGTAGAGCGTGTTCGTGAAATTCAAAAAATTGCACAAGAACCAGTGTCTTTAGAAACACCTATTGGTGAAGAAGAAGACTCTCATTTGGGCGATTTTATTGAAGACCAAGATGCTATTGCGCCAGATGATGCTGCTAGTTATATCTTGTTAAAAGAGCAAATTGAAGATGTATTCTCTTGCTTGACGGAACGAGAACAGCAAGTTTTAGTGTTGCGCTTTGGTTTAAAAGATGGCAAACCACGGACATTAGAAGAGGTGGGTCAGCATTTTAATGTTACCCGTGAACGTATTCGTCAGATCGAAGGTAAGGCATTGACTAAACTTCGTAATCGAGGTAAACGAGATAAAATTAAAGACTTCTTATAATTTCATTGACGGCAATAAGTTATTTTGTGTATAATAATTTGGTGGAGTACTACGGTATTTCCCTATGGGCCTATAGCTCAGGGGTAGAGCAACCGGCTCATAACCGGTCGGTCCCTGGTTCGAACCCAGGTGGGCCCACCAACTTTTGTAAAAATAAACCGCTTATACAACGTGATAGTTGTATAAGCGGTTTTTAGTTATGGTAAAATAAATATGTGAATAAAAAGGTCCAATATGTTCAGTAAATATTTTAACGTATTTATTGTTCTTAAGGATATACTAATATATTTAAGAGTAGTTTTATGTTACATAGTGTCATGCTATGTAGTGTTATGTTACATAGTGTTATATAAAGGAGTCATTGTGACAATAAAAAAGCTAACGAACCGTTTAGAAGCGGTATTTACACTAATACCTAAAGCAATAGCTATTGCCGATATTGGTACAGATCATGGTTATTTAGCGGTTGAATTAATACAACGTGGTCGTGCTGATCGAGTGGTAGCGGGTGATGTGCACAAGGGGCCATTGGAGTCCGCTAAAGCATATGTAAAATCTAATGGACTGGAAGATCGAATTGATTGTCGTTTGGGCGACGGTTTGCAGGTTACTGAGTCTGGTGAATTGCAAGGAGCCGTACTTTGTGGCATGGGTGGTTTTCTCATGCGGGATATTATTGAAGCAGGCCCTGAACTATTAGATTTTTATGTATTACAGCCTCAAAATGGGCAAGCTGAATTGCGACAATTTTTAGTGAAAAAAGAGTATAAAATTGTAAAAGAAATTTTGGTAGAAGATATGGGCAAACTATATCAAGCACTATTAGCTGTTAAAATCGAACGATTACCTGAATATGTAAGTGACATAACCTTAAGTATGCAAGATGTATATGAAAAGTTACCATTAGATTCCTTACTTTGGTCAGTGGGCGCTTTATTAGCACAGGAACGCCCGCCATTATGGAGTAAGTATATAGAGCGACTTATTTATTTACGTCAGATTGCTTTAGATAATATGTCGAAAGAATTAGCAAATACAGAAAAGTATAAACTGTTGGAAAAAGAGATTGCAGAATTGGAGGTATTATGATGAATGAGATATTTGATGAAACGAATGAGCAAATTGTCATAGCAAAAGAACAAACAGATAATAAAAAACAAACAGTTGTAGCAAAAGAATCGTTAACTACAGTAAAAGAAGGGGGCGCCACAGTTAGCGTAAAGCAAATCGGTCACATTGTAGAGGCTTTGGCACCTACGCATTTAGCAGAATCTTGGGATAATGTAGGTCTTATGGTGGGACAACAACAGACCGAAGTGACAGGAATTTTAACAGCCCTTGATGTAACGGATGAAGTTGTGGAGGAAGCTATCGCTAAAGGCTGTAATTTAATTGTCAGTCATCATCCGCTAATTTTTAAAGGTCTAAAACAAGTAACGGATGATACCGCATTAGGGCGTTTAGTTTATAAATTAATTAGTCATAAGATAGCTGTTTATAGTGCGCATACGAACTTAGATATTGCTTCTGGTGGACTAAATGATTTAGCAGCGGCTCAAATTGGGCTAGGGCAAGTAACAGGCCTTGAAAAAGTCCATGAAGAAGGGCTGTATAAAATTGTTGTTTTTGTACCCACTACGCACACGGACGCTGTATTAAACGCTATGGGCGATGCAGGGGCTGGACATATTGGTAATTATAGTCACTGTACATTTCACAGTGAAGGAACTGGCACATTTTTACCTTTAGAAGGAACACATCCATATATTGGGGCTGTTGGTGAAATTACAAAAGTAGCCGAAAATCGGTTGGAAACGATTGTTCCTAAAGCTCAATTAGCTACTGTCCTTGACGCAATGAAAGAAGCTCATCCATATGAGGAAGTGGCCTATGAAGTATATCGATTAGCTGAGCCAGCACAGGTGGCAACAATTGGGCGCCTTGGTGTATTAGCTGATACTTTAAGCTGGGAAGCCTTTGTAGAATTAATAAAAGCTGCTTTTCCGCAAGGTCGTGCACGTTTTGGTGGCGCTAAAGTGGCGGCGATTACTAACGTTGCTCTTTGTACTGGCTCTGGTGCTGAATTTATAAAAGCTGCGGCTAAGGCTGGTGCACAGGCTTATGTGACAGGTGATGTGAAATATCATGATATGCAATTAGCTAAGGAATTGGGCATTTTGGTGGCTGATGTAGGGCATTTTGGTACGGAAGTAGGGGCGTCCTCTTTACTGGCTGCCCATATTGAAATGAAATTACGAGAACAGAGTATAACAACGATTCCTGTTCATATCAGTGAAACACAAAAAGACTTTTTCTTTGCATAATCGACATCCTTAGATGTGCTATCTGTTCATATTAATTTTGAGAAAAAGATAATTGACCTAATATCTTGTATCTGCTAGACTTTAAGTAGCAAGTATGAAAGGTGATTGCGAGCGTAAGTTCGAGGAAAGTCCGAGCTCCGCAGGGCAGGATGCCGGATAACGTCCGGCGTGGGTAACCATAGGGAATAGTGCCACAGAAAAGTAAACCGCCGCTTTAGCGGTAAGGGTGGAACGGTGTCGGTAAGAGCGCACCAGCAATGCAGTAATGTATTGGCTCGGTAAACCCCATCCGGAGCAAGGCCGAATAGGAAAGGGATAAGGGTGGCCCGCCTACCTTTCGGGTTGTGCCGCTTGAGCCTATAGGCAACTATAGGCCTAGAAAGATAATCACCACTGCGCAAGCAGAACAGAACTCGGCTTATTGATTGCTTGCTTAAAACCGCTCCTTGGGGCGGTTTTATTTTGTCTAGTCATTATCATTTAAAGAAAATGATTGATTTTTGACTAAACATTGTCGCCGTCATCATACAATTAAAAGTATACAAAGAGGATATGGTATAAGGAGGAATTAGTAATGGCAGTAACAAAAATTGAAAGTTTAGAAGCTTTGGAGACCCTGTTAAAAGACTCTTCAAAAGTTGTGGTAGCTGATTTTTGGGCTACCTGGTGCAAACCTTGCGAATTGATGAATCCTGAAATCGAAAAGTTAGCGGAAGATATGAAAGATGATCTTGATGTGGTAACCATTGATGTAGAAGCACTCAAAGACGTAGCTTTGAAATACAATATCCAGGGTATTCCGACATTGATTTGCTTTAAAAATGGTAAAGAAAAAGATCGCATTGCTGGGTATAAACCAGCTCCTATTGTAGAAGGGTTGATTCGCTCCATTATAAAATAAAGCGATAAAGTATATAGTTAACTTTCAAGAGTATAGCAAGTTTTTATGATATATTCTATAGAAATTAAAACCGTAACGTGTTATACTATCAATACTATTTAATAAAAGATTTATTTAATGTTTAACAAACGGACAGTAAAGTTATTGCAAGCAAGGGGGGTCCACCTGTGAAAGAAAAGACAAATAGTCTGTGGAAATTGTTCCAGGAACGTAAACTCAGTCGCCGCACATTTATGAAGACCTGTGTGGCTTTGACCGCCATTTTAGGCCTACCACCAACAGTATTGAATAAAGTTGTTGAGGCAGCCGATACGAAAGAGTTGCCAACAGTTATTTGGTTACATGGTCATGAGTGTACAGGTTGTGACGAATCGTTTATTCGTTCTACATCGCCATTTGCATCAGATGTGGTATTGAATATGATTGCTTTAGAATATGATGACACATTGGCTGCAGCAGCGGGGGCTCCTTTTGAAGCACATTTACATAAACTATTGACTGAAAAGAAAGGTCAATATGTATTAGCTGTTGAAGGTGGCGTACCTCTTGATGACAATGGTACCTATTGTATGGTAGGTGGTCGTCCTTTTGTTGATGTGTTAAAAGAATGCGCTGAAGGGGCTGCATTTATCATTGAATATGGTTCCTGTGCGGCTTGGGGCGGTGTACAGGCTGCGAAACCAAACCCTACGAATACTGTGTCAGTTTCGAGTGTCATTTCAGGTAAGAAAATTATTAAAGTACCTGGGTGTCCACCAATCCCAGAAGTTATGACGGGTGTGATTATGCATTATGCATTATTTGGTGAAATTCCACCACTTGATGTGGAAGGACGTCCAAAACAATTCTATGGTAATCGCATTCACGATACTTGTTATCGCCGACCATTTTTTGATTCGGGGCTCTTTGTTGAAAAGTTTGACGATGAAGGGGCTAAAGCTGGTTGGTGTTTATACAAGATGGGTTGCCGCGGTCCAGTTACTTACAATTCATGTGGTAACTTGCGCTGGTGGAACGGTTTATCCTATCCAATTCAATCTGGTTCTGGTTGTATTGGTTGTAGTGAAAAAGGCTTTTGGGATAATGACAACTTCCATCAACGATTACCTCAAGTTCAAGTGGCTAATACCATTACGACGGCTGATACGATTGGTACCATTGCAGGTTTAACTGCGTTTGGTGCTGTAGTAGCCCATGGTGGTGTTACCTTGGCTAAACATAAATATGATACGATTCAATTAGAAAAGAAATATCAAGAAGAGCTTGATGCGCAGAAGGCCGCTAAAGAACAGGCTAAGAATGAAGGAGGTAACCACTAATGAAACGTGTAGTTGTAGATCCGATCACTCGTATTGAAGGTCATTTACGAGTTGAAGTCAATGTTGATGAAGCAACGGGGAAAGTAGAAGACGCGTTATCCAGTGGTACGGCTTGGCGTGGTATTGAGTTAGTAGCAAAAGATCGTGATCCACGAGATGTGTGGGCGTTCGTACAACGTATTTGTGGTGTATGTACATCGACTCATGCATTAGCTTCTTTACGCTCTGTGGAAGATGCATTAAAAATTGAAATTCCTAAGAATGCGAATTATATTCGAAATATTATGCATAGTTGTTTAGATGCTCATGACCATATTGTACATTTCTATCACTTGCATGCGCTTGACTGGGTGAGTCCTGTAGAAGCATTAAAAGCAGATCCTGCTAAGACCGCTGCTTTACAAGAAACCGTACTTAAAACATATAATTTAAGTGGCCTTGAACCAGCTGAAACACAGTCCACTACATCGGCGTATCCAAAAGAATTTCCTAAAGGCAATGCAACGTACTATGCAGCTGTTCAAGGGAAAATTAAAAAGATTGTTGAAAGTGGTCAATTAGGTATTTTTGCTGCACAATGGTGGGACCATCCAGATTATCAATTATTACCGCCAGAAGTTCATTTGATGGGCGTGGCTCATTACTTGAATATTTTGGATAAACAGCGTGATATTGTTACACCACATGTTGTGTTTGGTGGGAAAAATCCACATCCACATTATATTGTTGGTGGTATGCCTTGTTCCATCTCTATGGATGATATGAATGCGCCTGTCAATTCGGCTCGTTTAGCTGTTGTTGATGAATCGATTGCATTAGCGAAAGATTTGGTTAATTACTTCTATCTTCCAGACGTATTGGCGATTGGTCAGATTTATGCAAAAGCAGGTATGGTTGATGGTGGCGGCCTATCTAAGAAACGTGTGCTTGCTTACGGTGATTATCCAGATGAACCATACAGTGGTATTCAAAATGGTGATTATTTCAAAAAATGCTTAGTTCGTGCTAATGGCGTTGTTGAAGATTTTGGTCTTGGCGTAGATAAAGCAAAATTCATTCCACTTGAAGGGGAAGACCTTATGAATCCAGACTTCTTGTCAGAAGAAGTGGAACATTCTTGGTATGAGTATCCTGATGGTAAGAAGACAATTCATCCATCAGAAGGGGTTACGAAACCAAATTATAC
This window encodes:
- the dnaG gene encoding DNA primase; the protein is MSRHFDAELIEQIKDANDIVSVISEHITLKKKGKNYWGCCPFHNEKTPSFSVNPEKGFFYCFGCHESGNSISFLMKYNGVSFPEAMEQLANRAGIALPEKELTVGELKRKEHRDELYRVNQLAAKFFHNCLTQTEMGKPGLEYLQSRGLSKETIERFQLGFAPNNWDKLFRSFHERGIDERILIECGLCRKNDTGRIYDYFRNRVMFPICDGKGRVVAFGGRVLDDSTPKYLNSPEYELFNKGHMLFAFDKAYRTIREKKQVILVEGYMDVIGAHNRGVTNVVASLGTAYTKDQGRLLIRQAEEVVLAYDMDTAGQKAARRAIELLQDTEFKVRVVAMPDGKDPDDYVRNHGPEAFLELVAKAVSPFEFYLNSALISHDSNTAKGKEAILEEVFPLISVTSNQIERENYLKALALPLWLDNSTIYRMFRQYLTKGDINLPESTPDTAVSSTTIGEEDRLVAIAITDPLAWQRVQAYLPLEDITNPLYQALFKKAGELLSKSGALQETALEEMLTDEERSAYGRLMVIGETEFNEAQLDGYIRAVRLKSLRNQYKTHSVLADQLNRAGDARFIEELKFCQDLQALIKEWT
- a CDS encoding Nif3-like dinuclear metal center hexameric protein — translated: MNEIFDETNEQIVIAKEQTDNKKQTVVAKESLTTVKEGGATVSVKQIGHIVEALAPTHLAESWDNVGLMVGQQQTEVTGILTALDVTDEVVEEAIAKGCNLIVSHHPLIFKGLKQVTDDTALGRLVYKLISHKIAVYSAHTNLDIASGGLNDLAAAQIGLGQVTGLEKVHEEGLYKIVVFVPTTHTDAVLNAMGDAGAGHIGNYSHCTFHSEGTGTFLPLEGTHPYIGAVGEITKVAENRLETIVPKAQLATVLDAMKEAHPYEEVAYEVYRLAEPAQVATIGRLGVLADTLSWEAFVELIKAAFPQGRARFGGAKVAAITNVALCTGSGAEFIKAAAKAGAQAYVTGDVKYHDMQLAKELGILVADVGHFGTEVGASSLLAAHIEMKLREQSITTIPVHISETQKDFFFA
- a CDS encoding regulatory protein RecX yields the protein MGFKPSKTEYTDITAMDQAMRFLAPRFLSRLELTQKLQRKGVSSELIHTVLQRLEELDYINDERLAHDVLQFYMAEAKYSVQYIRNKMFQRGLVVGNELSYYDEFKPALKLIIRHFLGISAITDPVWYEEAWPEEARLNQKKVMNFLKNRGFSVSTIRNICSQVARYE
- the recA gene encoding recombinase RecA, whose product is MDGREQALDNALKKIEKDYGKGAIMRLGDITDRMNVEVISTGCLAIDLAVGVGGFPRGRVIEIYGPESSGKTTVALHAIAEAQKEGGIAAFIDAEHALDPVYARRLGVDINNLLVSQPDNGEQALEITESLVRSGAVDIIVVDSVAALVPKAEIEGEMGDAHVGLQARLMSKALRKLTGIISKSRTVVVFINQLREKVGVMFGNPETTTGGRALKFYSTIRLDVRKGEVIKQNNENVGSRTKVKVVKNKVAPPFKTAEFDLMYGTGVSYEGTLIDIGTNMEIIKKSGAWYSYNDERMGQGKEAAKDYLRTHPEIATEIDKIVRDTLMAEPETFDVVGEEQPEE
- the rny gene encoding ribonuclease Y, encoding MNLILEYSIIAVVMVLIGLGVGYMMRKNIAEGKLNQAETEAARIIADGERVAESKKKEALVEAKEEIHKLRGEAEKENRDRRNELQRLERRILQKEEHLDGKLESLEKKEDALHRKEQEAKALKERTEALYDQQMAELERISGMTFEEAKGILLSNVEQEIRHETAVLVKDLEQQAKEDAEKNAREIIAAAIQRCAADHVAESTVSVVALPNDEMKGRIIGREGRNIRALETLTGIDLIIDDTPEAVILSGFDPIRREVARIALEKLIVDGRIHPARIEEMVGKARKEVDQVIKDAGEQATFEADVHGLHPEIVRILGRLKYRTSYGQNVLKHSIEVAHLAGMMAAELGCDVTLAKRGGLLHDLGKALDHEIEGSHVQIGIDVAKKYHESVLVQNCIGAHHGDEEFKSVEAVLVAAADAISAARPGARRETLENYLKRLTKLEEIAESFDGVEKCFAIQAGREIRVMVKPDKVDEAEATLLVRDMVKRIESELEYPGQIKVVIIRETRVVDYAK
- the trxA gene encoding thioredoxin, producing the protein MAVTKIESLEALETLLKDSSKVVVADFWATWCKPCELMNPEIEKLAEDMKDDLDVVTIDVEALKDVALKYNIQGIPTLICFKNGKEKDRIAGYKPAPIVEGLIRSIIK
- a CDS encoding hydrogenase small subunit yields the protein MKEKTNSLWKLFQERKLSRRTFMKTCVALTAILGLPPTVLNKVVEAADTKELPTVIWLHGHECTGCDESFIRSTSPFASDVVLNMIALEYDDTLAAAAGAPFEAHLHKLLTEKKGQYVLAVEGGVPLDDNGTYCMVGGRPFVDVLKECAEGAAFIIEYGSCAAWGGVQAAKPNPTNTVSVSSVISGKKIIKVPGCPPIPEVMTGVIMHYALFGEIPPLDVEGRPKQFYGNRIHDTCYRRPFFDSGLFVEKFDDEGAKAGWCLYKMGCRGPVTYNSCGNLRWWNGLSYPIQSGSGCIGCSEKGFWDNDNFHQRLPQVQVANTITTADTIGTIAGLTAFGAVVAHGGVTLAKHKYDTIQLEKKYQEELDAQKAAKEQAKNEGGNH
- the rpoD gene encoding RNA polymerase sigma factor RpoD, with amino-acid sequence MAKKQTKSRLEEIIEQLLAKGRKAGALTSKEITDALHEEVELTAEQLDDMYEVLQKSNIEVITDDVEVADDDEDIIEEDEVSDEVREAKEVSLDLSIPEGVNIDDPVRMYLKEIGRVPLLSADEEILLAQQIEAGAKEDASYKEMRAGEKAKQKLIDANLRLVVSIAKRYVGRGMLFLDLIQEGNLGLIKAVDKFDYTKGYKFSTYATWWIRQAITRAIADQARTIRIPVHMVETINKLIRISRQLLQDKGREPLPEEIAEGMGISVERVREIQKIAQEPVSLETPIGEEEDSHLGDFIEDQDAIAPDDAASYILLKEQIEDVFSCLTEREQQVLVLRFGLKDGKPRTLEEVGQHFNVTRERIRQIEGKALTKLRNRGKRDKIKDFL
- a CDS encoding tRNA (adenine(22)-N(1))-methyltransferase, whose translation is MTIKKLTNRLEAVFTLIPKAIAIADIGTDHGYLAVELIQRGRADRVVAGDVHKGPLESAKAYVKSNGLEDRIDCRLGDGLQVTESGELQGAVLCGMGGFLMRDIIEAGPELLDFYVLQPQNGQAELRQFLVKKEYKIVKEILVEDMGKLYQALLAVKIERLPEYVSDITLSMQDVYEKLPLDSLLWSVGALLAQERPPLWSKYIERLIYLRQIALDNMSKELANTEKYKLLEKEIAELEVL